The Miscanthus floridulus cultivar M001 chromosome 17, ASM1932011v1, whole genome shotgun sequence genome has a window encoding:
- the LOC136518294 gene encoding heat stress transcription factor A-4d-like isoform X1: protein MERSNSHGGSGGGGGTSSPPPFLIKTYEMVEDPATNHVVSWGPGGASFVVWNPPDFSRDLLPKYFKHNNFSSFIRQLNTYGFRKIDPERWEFANDDFIRGHTHLLKNIHRRKPVHSHSLQTQVNGPLAESERRELEDEINRLKYEKSLLLADLQRQNQQRCGINWQMQALESRLVQMEERQRNIVASLCDILQRHGVVPGSTTLVETAADHFSKKRRVPKIDFFVDDEPKVEEQQVPLFLQTVGAAETPGMSPIHLLNAEPFEKMELALMSLENFFQRATHASPQDMYAGGAAEPPSPALSLGEMLSVSAPMDTSINLQSSACQNPFASTSGQDQSSCPLAEAEPPSYAQSPMLPMAQLHEYAAHRTAEVDMNSDTTTGDTSQDETTSETGGSHVPAKVNDVFWEQFLTDKEGKSEATEAKEDLKTAVDRSCLRLQDNVDQITEQMGQLDSAENHSYAPQNY, encoded by the exons ATGGAGAGGTCCAACTcgcacggcggcagcggcggcggaggcgggacgagctcgccgccgccgttcCTCATCAAGACCTACGAGATGGTGGAGGACCCGGCGACCAACCACGTCGTGTCGTGGGGCCCCGGCGGCGCCAGCTTCGTGGTGTGGAACCCGCCGGACTTCTCGCGGGACCTGCTGCCCAAGTACTTCAAGCACAACAACTTCTCCAGCTTCATCAGGCAGCTCAACACATAC GGTTTCCGAAAGATCGATCCAGAGAGATGGGAGTTCGCCAACGACGACTTCATAAGGGGACACACGCACCTTCTGAAAAACATCCACCGGCGCAAGCCGGTGCATAGCCACTCGCTGCAGACCCAAGTGAACGGGCCGCTAGCGGAGTCCGAGAGGCGGGAGCTGGAGGACGAGATCAACAGGCTCAAGTACGAGAAGAGCCTGCTGCTGGCCGATCTCCAGAGGCAGAACCAGCAGCGGTGCGGGATCAACTGGCAGATGCAGGCGTTGGAGAGCAGGCTGGTGCAGATGGAGGAGCGCCAGAGGAACATCGTGGCCTCCCTGTGTGACATCCTGCAGAGGCACGGGGTTGTTCCGGGCTCGACGACGCTGGTGGAGACGGCGGCGGACCACTTCAGCAAGAAGAGGAGGGTTCCGAAGATCGATTTCTTCGTCGACGACGAACCCAAGGTCGAAGAACAGCAGGTGCCGTTGTTCCTGCAGACAGTGGGCGCAGCAGAAACACCAGGCATGTCTCCGATCCACCTTTTGAATGCTGAGCCGTTTGAGAAGATGGAGCTGGCCTTGATGTCGCTGGAGAATTTCTTCCAGAGGGCAACCCATGCGTCTCCTCAAGACATGTACGCTGGTGGTGCTGCTGAACCACCCAGCCCTGCTCTGAGTCTTGGCGAGATgctctcagtctcagcaccaaTGGATACCAGTATCAATCTGCAGTCATCAGCTTGCCAGAATCCCTTTGCTTCGACCTCAGGGCAGGACCAGTCGTCTTGTCCATTGGCGGAAGCAGAACCTCCGAGCTACGCCCAGAGCCCGATGCTGCCGATGGCACAGCTCCATGAATATGCTGCCCATAGAACAGCTGAAGTCGATATGAACTCTGACACCACAACCGGCGACACCTCACAAGATGAGACCACCAGTGAAACTGGAGGCTCCCATGTGCCGGCCAAGGTGAACGATGTATTCTGGGAACAGTTTCTCACAGACAAAGAGGGTAAAAGCGAGGCAACAGAAGCAAAGGAAGATCTGAAAACTGCCGTAGACCGCAGCTGTCTTCGTCTCCAGGACAATGTTGATCAGATTACTGAGCAGATGGGGCAGCTTGATTCAGCTGAGAACCACTCTTATGCACCCCAGAATTACTGA
- the LOC136518294 gene encoding heat stress transcription factor A-4d-like isoform X2: MARGTSARLRVVSTQGFRKIDPERWEFANDDFIRGHTHLLKNIHRRKPVHSHSLQTQVNGPLAESERRELEDEINRLKYEKSLLLADLQRQNQQRCGINWQMQALESRLVQMEERQRNIVASLCDILQRHGVVPGSTTLVETAADHFSKKRRVPKIDFFVDDEPKVEEQQVPLFLQTVGAAETPGMSPIHLLNAEPFEKMELALMSLENFFQRATHASPQDMYAGGAAEPPSPALSLGEMLSVSAPMDTSINLQSSACQNPFASTSGQDQSSCPLAEAEPPSYAQSPMLPMAQLHEYAAHRTAEVDMNSDTTTGDTSQDETTSETGGSHVPAKVNDVFWEQFLTDKEGKSEATEAKEDLKTAVDRSCLRLQDNVDQITEQMGQLDSAENHSYAPQNY, from the exons ATGGCCCGTGGTACGTCGGCACGTCTTCGGGTCGTGTCAACCCAA GGTTTCCGAAAGATCGATCCAGAGAGATGGGAGTTCGCCAACGACGACTTCATAAGGGGACACACGCACCTTCTGAAAAACATCCACCGGCGCAAGCCGGTGCATAGCCACTCGCTGCAGACCCAAGTGAACGGGCCGCTAGCGGAGTCCGAGAGGCGGGAGCTGGAGGACGAGATCAACAGGCTCAAGTACGAGAAGAGCCTGCTGCTGGCCGATCTCCAGAGGCAGAACCAGCAGCGGTGCGGGATCAACTGGCAGATGCAGGCGTTGGAGAGCAGGCTGGTGCAGATGGAGGAGCGCCAGAGGAACATCGTGGCCTCCCTGTGTGACATCCTGCAGAGGCACGGGGTTGTTCCGGGCTCGACGACGCTGGTGGAGACGGCGGCGGACCACTTCAGCAAGAAGAGGAGGGTTCCGAAGATCGATTTCTTCGTCGACGACGAACCCAAGGTCGAAGAACAGCAGGTGCCGTTGTTCCTGCAGACAGTGGGCGCAGCAGAAACACCAGGCATGTCTCCGATCCACCTTTTGAATGCTGAGCCGTTTGAGAAGATGGAGCTGGCCTTGATGTCGCTGGAGAATTTCTTCCAGAGGGCAACCCATGCGTCTCCTCAAGACATGTACGCTGGTGGTGCTGCTGAACCACCCAGCCCTGCTCTGAGTCTTGGCGAGATgctctcagtctcagcaccaaTGGATACCAGTATCAATCTGCAGTCATCAGCTTGCCAGAATCCCTTTGCTTCGACCTCAGGGCAGGACCAGTCGTCTTGTCCATTGGCGGAAGCAGAACCTCCGAGCTACGCCCAGAGCCCGATGCTGCCGATGGCACAGCTCCATGAATATGCTGCCCATAGAACAGCTGAAGTCGATATGAACTCTGACACCACAACCGGCGACACCTCACAAGATGAGACCACCAGTGAAACTGGAGGCTCCCATGTGCCGGCCAAGGTGAACGATGTATTCTGGGAACAGTTTCTCACAGACAAAGAGGGTAAAAGCGAGGCAACAGAAGCAAAGGAAGATCTGAAAACTGCCGTAGACCGCAGCTGTCTTCGTCTCCAGGACAATGTTGATCAGATTACTGAGCAGATGGGGCAGCTTGATTCAGCTGAGAACCACTCTTATGCACCCCAGAATTACTGA
- the LOC136515997 gene encoding BTB/POZ domain-containing protein At1g03010-like: protein MGGRFRGAERCGEEEAGLVVAVVVVDWWWVIGRRCDGDNVLLVPDETTWMDGRLDIRHSVTFGANAVASVKLVPFSFLCSDPVTNSAEPSLRTTSCRPPTDVSSDLTVEVGTSSFALHKFPLVSRSGKIRRLVAEAKDAKLARLNLHGTLGGAPAFELAAKFCYGVHVDVTVANVAMLRCATHYLQITDDFSDKSLELRAEAFLRDVVLPSIASSVAVLRSCEALLPATEDVGLVPRLIAAIASNVCKEQITSGLSKLDQCAAQLKPAAAFADLDTQGDWWGKSVAALGLDFFQRLLSAVKAKGLKQETVTRILINYAQNSLHGLMARDVHRCGGGAANADAVKKQHAVVEAIVGLLPAQSKKSPVPMAFLSGLLKTAMSVSASSICRADLEKRIGMQLDQAILEDILIAAGAGAGAATPGHGQQHALYDTDVVVRIFSVFLNLDDDHNEEDAGFDYDSPRSPKQSLLVKAAKLLDSYLAEVALDSNILPSKFISLAELLPDHARVVTDGLYRAVDIFLKTRTDAACFNFLRLARIRRQLA, encoded by the exons ATGGGGGGGAGGTTTCGCGGAGCCGAGAGGTGTGGAGAGGAAGAAGCGGGTttagtggtggcggtggtggtggtggactggtggtgggTGATCGGGAGGCGCTGCGACGGCGATAACGTCTTGCTTGTCCCCGACGAGACGACGTGGATGGATGGACGGCTGGATATTAGG CATTCCGTCACGTTTGGAGCAAACGCCGTCGCctccgtcaagctcgtccccttCTCCTTCCTGTGCTCCGATCCTGTCACGAACTCAGCTGAACCCTCTCTTCGTACTACGTCTTGCAGGCCTCCGACCGACGTCTCCAGCGACCTCACCGTCGAGGTCGGCACCTCCAGCTTCGCGCTCCACAAG TTCCCGCTGGTGTCCCGGAGCGGCAAGATCCGGCGGCTCGTCGCGGAGGCCAAGGACGCCAAGCTGGCGCGGCTCAACCTGCACGGCACCCTGGGGGGCGCGCCGGCGTTCGAGCTCGCCGCCAAGTTCTGCTACGGCGTCCACGTGGACGTCACGGTCGCCAACGTCGCCATGCTGCGCTGCGCCACGCACTACCTGCAGATCACCGACGACTTCTCCGATAAGAGCCTGGAGCTCCGCGCCGAGGCGTTCCTCCGCGACGTGGTGCTCCCCAGCATTGCCAGCTCCGTCGCCGTGCTCCGCAGCTGCGAGGCGCTACTCCCGGCCACCGAGGACGTCGGCCTCGTGCCCCGCCTCATCGCCGCCATCGCTAGCAACGTGTGCAAGGAGCAGATCACGTCGGGGCTGTCCAAGCTGGACCAGTGCGCGGCGCAGCTGAAGCCCGCCGCGGCGTTCGCCGACCTCGACACGCAGGGCGACTGGTGGGGCAAGTCGGTGGCCGCGCTCGGCCTCGACTTCTTCCAGCGCCTGCTGTCCGCGGTCAAGGCCAAGGGGCTCAAGCAGGAGACGGTGACCCGGATCCTCATCAACTACGCGCAGAACTCGCTGCACGGGCTCATGGCCAGGGACGTGCACagatgcggcggcggcgccgcgaaCGCTGACGCTGTCAAGAAGCAGCACGCCGTCGTGGAGGCCATCGTGGGCCTGCTCCCGGCGCAGTCCAAGAAGAGCCCCGTGCCGATGGCCTTCCTCTCGGGGCTCCTCAAGACGGCGATGTCGGTGTCCGCGTCCAGCATCTGcagggctgacctggagaagcgGATCGGCATGCAGCTGGACCAGGCCATCCTGGAGGACATACTCATCGCCGCCGGCGCAGGCGCGGGCGCGGCCACGCCGGGGCACGGGCAGCAGCACGCGCTGTACGACACGGACGTGGTGGTGCGCATCTTCTCGGTGTTCCTCAACCTCGACGACGACCACAACGAGGAGGACGCCGGGTTCGACTACGACAGCCCGCGGTCGCCCAAGCAGAGCCTCCTGGTGAAGGCTGCCAAGCTGCTGGACAGCTACCTCGCGGAGGTGGCGCTCGACTCCAACATCCTCCCGTCCAAGTTCATCTCCCTCGCCGAGCTGCTCCCGGACCACGCTCGCGTCGTCACCGACGGCCTCTACCGCGCCGTCGACATCTTCCTCAAGACACGCACCGATGCAGCCTGCTTTAATTTCCTTCGCCTAGCCAGAATCAGAAGGCAGCTAGCTTAA
- the LOC136516722 gene encoding uncharacterized protein has product MEISLEASWVGVQRHGQDLADRLAQGFSGLLLHAQPPQLPPWSPPALLPPKIVIPFDIDLPVVPFVGGVRRAAGAVDLPAVAVSSLVEIGGRLGQAGSELGAAVQQLARLVPVPVPVPFLKWEAAQPPTVVTADEGEAALAVRTVGSTNVPLERAVDIGSLEVAAAAAAAATGSATAASAGAVGAMGDDGLDEDEDGFGCEIGTLENFEKAKGTVNISATYNTRHHDFESSVVARGDLWRLESSRGNLTSGNDSSPLFLVQLGPLLFVRDSTLLLPVHLSKQHLLWYGYDRKNGMHSLCPAIWSKHRKWMLMSMMCLNPVACSFMDVQFPNGQLTYVAGEGITASGLIPLFGGLLQAHGKCPGDTRVSFSFKNKQGTRFTPTFQWPDNSVSFGVAQAVAWKRSGLMVRPSIQISVCPTFGGSDPGIRTEFVHSLKDELSVMCGFSCSRHPSAFTALSLGRSKWNGQVGSSGLVITLETPLDNMARPSLSVQLNGGFEF; this is encoded by the exons ATGGAGATCTCGCTCGAGGCGTCGTGGGTGGGCGTGCAGCGGCACGGGCAGGACCTGGCGGACCGCCTCGCGCAGGGCTTCTCGGGGCTCCTCCTCCACGCGCAGCCGCCGCAGCTGCCCCCGTGGTCGCCGCCGGCGCTGTTGCCGCCCAAGATCGTAATCCCCTTCGACATCGACCTCCCCGTTGTCCCCTTCGTTGGCGGGGTGCGCCGCGCGGCCGGGGCCGTGGACCTCCCCGCCGTGGCCGTCTCGTCGCTCGTCGAGATCGGCGGCAGGCTCGGGCAGGCGGGGTCCGAGCTCGGTGCGGCGGTTCAGCAGCTCGCGCGACTGgtgcctgtgcctgtgcctgtgccgTTCCTGAAATGGGAAGCCGCACAGCCGCCGACCGTGGTGACGGCGGACGAGGGGGAGGCTGCGCTCGCTGTGAGGACGGTTGGGTCCACGAATGTCCCTTTGGAAAGGGCTGTAGACATAGGGTCCCTCGAGGTGgcagcggcggctgctgctgcggccacTGGAAGTGCCACTGCAGCTAGTGCGGGTGCGGTTGGGGCCATGGGCGACGATGGACTGGATGAGGACGAAGACGGATTTGGATGCGAAATTGGGACGTTGGAGAACTTTGAGAAGGCTAAG GGCACTGTAAATATCTCAGCAACTTACAACACCAGGCACCATGACTTCGAGAGTTCAGTAGTTGCACGGGGAGACCTTTGGAGGTTAGAGTCATCACGTGGCAATTTAACTTCTGGAAATGATAGTTCGCCACTTTTCCTTGTTCAACTGGGGCCTTTACTGTTTGTTCGAGACTCCACACTTCTTTTGCCCGTTCATCTGTCAAAGCAACACCTTCTTTGGTATGGTTACGATCGCAAG AACGGAATGCACTCCCTATGCCCAGCTATCTGGTCAAAGCATAGAAAATGGATGCTGATGTCAATGATGTGCCTCAACCCTGTAGCTTGT TCCTTCATGGATGTGCAATTTCCAAATGGACAATTGACATATGTTGCTGGTGAGGGGATAACAGCAAGTGGTTTAATCCCTTTATTTGGCGGATTACTCCAAGCACATGGAAAGTGTCCTGGTGATACAAGAGTGAGCTTCTCTTTCAAG AACAAACAAGGTACTAGGTTCACCCCAACGTTTCAGTGGCCTGACAATTCCGTTTCATTTGGAGTTGCACAAGCTGTAGCATGGAAGAGGTCTGGCCTTATGGTGAGGCCCAGCATTCAAATCAG TGTTTGCCCCACTTTTGGAGGAAGTGATCCTGGAATACGCACCGAGTTTGTCCACTCTTTGAAAGACGAACTCAGCGTAATGTGTGGTTTCTCTTGCTCAAGACATCCCTCAGCATTCACAGCTCTCTCT CTTGGGCGATCCAAATGGAATGGCCAGGTCGGCAGTTCGGGACTAGTGATCACCTTGGAGACACCCCTTGACAACATGGCAAGGCCTTCTTTATCTGTTCAATTGAACGGGGGTTTTGAGTTCTGA